The Cydia splendana chromosome 8, ilCydSple1.2, whole genome shotgun sequence genome contains a region encoding:
- the LOC134792599 gene encoding mucin-2-like, translating to MRGDRVMAPCLGAILTVLSLVALSNAGPLGPLPNVTSEGVGLKEGSCVLGDVVYMAGDTFTGATPCERCACAAGSVQCAQERCEPRPGCKALHRPDHCCPTYQCECEQEGRVYGNGEKLVDPEDPCRVCYCQGGEVVCRRIACFVRDDCQPRLVPGRCCPEYDNCPLRGVTAIPGLLPSVSNMATTGASNAAPTPPKENIKQEITIKEITPVSEIPVITDVKIKEILPSTSIEVPEYPSSKSPLIPREAIPDKTVTSSAELSPKQKESVAIELISPLPTEQPSKPVEKIIEAKSTEDLLPSKISLSTQDSINSEIYPSHIPTIIATMGVPPITPDTIPAASTTRVAIIEEEDTSLFDHNPAFPPIPDDLSPVGTHEDEISEQNADGDNTNVHGEQHIASTLPPTSTTFIPKDTPTTTVRYILDTSTTTTTTKKPATETSTIITKTPEIETTVYVLTSTTPQSESLIKGSPMLNPWSAIPPEILKVPSSVPEDISGELDDLEEPVTAFEEPLYIATSTTTGAKLVDETTAGSLIVKETILPKFNEETSAPFVTTQRVTSTTTGPLIKLDETTTTPQKVLKNKYLLRSSEVTTTSIDTTQNTQTVASTTNGPVSKIVDETAAATISKEIIIPRTGEVTNTPFDTNQSTQTVTSTTTQPGITQSIQIVTSTTTEPAFKIVDETTISPLSTLKNKVVPRSSEVTNTPFDTTTQTTQRITDVSEIITSTPKAPEELTTGTVTKFNNPTEITAQTEFSSLPIETSDQNPHDSSESSLKDKSPSTETPFIVEITTAKATTETEKVTVAKTTRTTPSTPGSSSFENVETTEFVLTSFGSSESSTDSVEVIKISPTQKVNNAAIIDSSHRIQGNVLTDLRDLVGDVASISGHTDEPSTLLRTTTTNSFSDSEELMPVNAGYKSKNSNFNHNSITEIPLKTKSQLPVNKQKVVEIEGEDTDSIADAPPPHDKVEPTTRRPIIDNVSDSMPKNETDKKDIEIISQSYVPTINRRPTKVVMKKNNDKPLSEASTEQTLATASSDAVTSGETTPSTVAITESALSSEESATTADVTLGADASTTAAQ from the exons GTCCGCTGGGGCCGCTTCCGAATGTGACCAGCGAAGGCGTCGGATTGAAGGAAG GCAGCTGCGTCCTCGGCGACGTAGTGTACATGGCTGGTGATACGTTCACGGGCGCGACGCCGTGCGAGCGCTGCGCGTGCGCCGCGGGCAGCGTGCAGTGCGCGCAGGAGCGCTGCGAGCCGCGTCCGGGCTGCAAGGCGCTGCACCGACCGGATCACTGCTGTCCTACGTATCAGTGCG AGTGCGAGCAAGAGGGCCGCGTGTACGGCAACGGCGAGAAGCTGGTGGATCCTGAGGATCCATGCCGCGTGTGTTACTGCCAGGGTGGGGAGGTGGTCTGCCGCCGCATCGCCTGCTTCGTGCGAGATGACTGCCAGCCGAGGCTGGTCCCTGGCCGGTGCTGTCCAGAGTACGACAACTGTCCGCTCAGAG gaGTCACTGCTATTCCTGGACTACTACCATCAGTTTCAAACATGGCAACGACTGGCGCTTCTAACGCCGCCCCAACTCCACCGAAGGAAAACATCAAGCAGGAAATCACCATTAAAGAAATCACGCCAGTGTCAGAGATTCCCGTTATTACCGACGTAAAGATCAAGGAGATCCTGCCCTCGACGAGCATTGAGGTGCCAGAGTACCCTTCATCCAAGTCACCGCTCATCCCACGTGAAGCCATTCCGGACAAAACCGTGACTAGCAGCGCTGAACTATCACCCAAACAGAAGGAATCTGTTGCCATCGAATTAATTTCACCACTGCCTACAGAACAGCCTTCAAAACCAGTGGAAAAGATCATTGAGGCTAAGAGTACAGAGGATTTGCTTCCATCAAAAATTAGTCTGTCGACGCAGGATTCCATCAACAGCGAAATCTATCCATCGCATATCCCCACGATCATTGCTACTATGGGAGTGCCTCCGATTACACCTGATACTATTCCAGCAGCCAGCACAACCAGAGTTGCTATCATTGAAGAAGAAGACACGTCTCTTTTCGATCACAACCCCGCTTTCCCTCCGATTCCTGATGACTTATCCCCAGTAGGAACTCATGAAGAtgaaatatctgaacaaaatGCGGATGGTGATAACACAAACGTGCACGGAGAACAACATATAGCCAGTACACTACCACCTACATCCACGACGTTTATACCGAAAGACACTCCCACGACTACAGTTAGGTATATACTAGACACTTCTACCACTACTACAACCACTAAAAAACCAGCGACtgaaacaagcactataattactaagactccagaAATTGAAACAACAGTATATGTATTAACATCAACTACACCGCAAAGTGAATCCTTAATAAAAGGTAGTCCGATGCTTAACCCTTGGTCAGCAATTCCGCCTGAAATACTGAAAGTGCCATCCTCAGTGCCAGAAGATATAAGCGGCGAATTAGACGACCTTGAAGAGCCAGTGACAGCCTTCGAAGAACCTCTTTACATCGCTACTTCAACTACTACTGGAGCTAAGTTAGTAGATGAGACTACTGCTGGTTCACTAATCGTAAAGGAGACGATCTTACCAAAGTTTAATGAAGAAACGAGTGCACCCTTCGTTACTACTCAAAGAGTCACGTCGACTACCACTGGCCCACTAATAAAACTAGATGAGACTACTACTACTcctcaaaaagtattaaaaaacaaatacctacttagaTCTAGTGAGGTAACGACCACTTCGATTGATACCACTCAAAATACTCAAACTGTTGCCTCCACTACCAATGGACCAGTTAGTAAAATAGTAGACGAAACTGCTGCTGCTACTATTTCAAAGGAGATAATTATACCTAGGACTGGCGAAGTAACAAATACTCCTTTTGATACTAATCAATCTACTCAGACTGTGACATCTACTACAACTCAACCAGGAATTACTCAATCTATTCAAATCGTGACCTCTACTACAACTGAACCAGCATTTAAAATAGTAGATGAGACTACCATTTCACCACTTTCCACATTGAAGAATAAAGTTGTACCCAGGTCTAGTGAGGTAACGAACACTCCCTTTGATACAACCACTCAAACTACTCAGAGAATAACAGATGTTTCAGAAATAATCACCAGCACACCAAAAGCCCCAGAAGAATTAACTACAGGTACTGTTACTAAATTCAATAATCCGACTGAGATCACTGCTCAAACTGAGTTCAGCTCATTGCCGATTGAGACCAGTGACCAAAACCCCCATGACTCCTCGGAAAGCTCTTTAAAAGATAAAAGCCCTTCAACTGAAACTCCATTTATAGTTGAAATAACAACAGCCAAGGCAACAACTGAGACCGAGAAGGTTACCGTTGCTAAGACGACTCGGACCACTCCTTCTACCCCTGGAAGTAGCTCGTTTGAGAATGTAGAAACCACGGAATTCGTTCTTACTTCGTTCGGATCTTCGGAAAGTAGTACTGATTCTGTAGAAGTTATTAAAATTTCTCCAACGCAAAAAGTAAATAATGCAGCTATTATTGACTCATCGCATAGAATACAGGGCAACGTACTAACTGATCTGCGAGACTTGGTAGGAGATGTGGCTTCCATCAGCGGCCACACCGACGAGCCGAGCACATTGCTCCGAACCACTACAACTAACAGCTTCTCTGACTCAGAGGAATTGATGCCAGTCAACGCTGGATACAAGAGCAAAAATAGTAACTTCAACCATAACTCCATCACGGAGATCCCCTTGAAAACTAAGAGTCAGCTTCCAGTTAATAAGCAGAAGGTGGTAGAAATAGAGGGTGAAGATACAGACAGCATTGCtgacgcgccgccgccgcacgacAAGGTGGAGCCGACTACGCGCAGGCCCATCATCGACAATGTTTCTGACTCCATGCCTAAGAACGAAACTGACAAAAAAGACATCGAAATTATCTCTCAGTCTTACGTCCCAACGATCAACAGGCGACCGACGAAAGTCGTGATGAAGAAGAATAACGATAAGCCCCTTTCTGAAGCTTCAACTGAGCAAACTCTTGCGACTGCTTCTTCAGATGCAGTTACATCTGGCGAGACGACGCCTTCTACAGTTGCGATCACAGAAAGTGCTTTGTCATCTGAAGAGTCGGCTACAACAGCCGATGTGACCTTGGGGGCAGACGCGTCAACTACCGCGGCGCAGTGA
- the LOC134793186 gene encoding uncharacterized protein LOC134793186 has protein sequence MQSFVVCLLVLVACAAAAPQREGAAFSNEAIKQAQNTFLIPKDAEIQKVQEGIELAAYESIPGNQRINLFEILGDQVPSEVINNLQGQIDQVGRN, from the exons ATGCAGTCCTTCGTAGTGTGCCTGCTGGTGCTCGTGGCCTGCGCTGCGGCTGCGCCCCAAAGAGAAGGAGCGGCCTTCTCCAACGAAGCCATCAAGCAGGCACAGAACACATTCCTCATCCCTAAGGACGCTGAGATCCAGAAG GTCCAAGAAGGTATCGAGCTAGCAGCGTACGAGTCGATCCCCGGCAACCAGAGGATCAACCTCTTCGAGATCCTCGGCGACCAAGTTCCCTCAGAGGTCATCAACAACCTCCAGGGCCAAATCGACCAGGTCGGACGCAACTAA